Proteins from a single region of Oreochromis niloticus isolate F11D_XX linkage group LG7, O_niloticus_UMD_NMBU, whole genome shotgun sequence:
- the LOC109202896 gene encoding uncharacterized protein LOC109202896: MSDETFNNSQSNRVIQAESIRLHTVLKIEMPNCRELQMKIEQLQLELSTLKLKKNYYKDNFHRSRDELKHMKVQAEKKQTQVESLEAKIQEQEKNIQTMHHDFLEKEESLIEQNSSIAAELSQIESERNEQKKENADLKDALERLEQQVREAHHKITKKEEIIEKQNREICNLRCQVRQAKVEKQSQVESLEAKIQEQQKNIQTMHHDFLEKEESLIEQNSSIAAELSQIESERNEQKKENADLKDALERLEQQVREAHHKITKKEEIIEKQNREICNLQCQVRQAKVEKQSQVESLEAKIQEQQRTFRQCTMTFWKRKNLSLSRTAALLLSCLRSKVRETNKRKRTQISRTL, from the coding sequence atgtCAGACGAAACATTTAATAATTCACAGTCCAACAGAGTGATTCAAGCGGAATCAATCAGACTGCATACGGTTTTGAAGATTGAAATGCCTAACTGTAGGGAGCTTCAAATGAAAATTGAACAACTCCAGTTGGAGTTGAGCACCCTAAAGCTCAAAAAGAATTATTATAAAGATAATTTCCATCGGTCAAGAGATGAGCTTAAACACATGAAGGTTCAGgctgaaaaaaaacagacacaggTGGAATCTCTGGAGGCTAAAATCCAGGAACAGGAAAAGAACATTCAGACAATGCACCATGACTTTTTGGAAAAGGAAGAATCTCTCATTGAGCAGAACAGCAGCATTGCTGCTGAGTTGTCTCAGATCGAAAGTGAGAGAAACGAACAAAAGAAAGAGAACGCAGATCTCAAGGACGCTTTAGAGAGACTTGAGCAACAAGTGAGAGAAGCTCaccataaaataacaaaaaaagaagagataatagaaaaacaaaatagagAAATATGCAATCTCCGATGTCAGGTGAGACAGGCTAAGGTCGAAAAACAGTCACAGGTGGAATCTCTGGAGGCTAAAATCCAGGAACAGCAAAAGAACATTCAGACAATGCACCATGACTTTTTGGAAAAGGAAGAATCTCTCATTGAGCAGAACAGCAGCATTGCTGCTGAGTTGTCTCAGATCGAAAGTGAGAGAAACGAACAAAAGAAAGAGAACGCAGATCTCAAGGACGCTTTAGAGAGACTTGAGCAACAAGTGAGAGAAGCTCaccataaaataacaaaaaaagaagagataatagaaaaacaaaataggGAAATATGCAATCTCCAATGTCAGGTGAGACAGGCTAAGGTCGAAAAACAGTCACAGGTGGAATCTCTGGAGGCTAAAATCCAGGAACAGCAAAGAACATTCAGACAATGCACCATGACTTTTTGGAAAAGGAAGAATCTCTCATTGAGCAGAACAGCAGCATTGCTGCTGAGTTGTCTCAGATCGAAAGTGAGAGAAACGAACAAAAGAAAGAGAACGCAGATCTCAAGGACGCTTTAG